The DNA window CTACTGGCAAGAAGTTCATATATGTGTTCAAAGTAAAGAGGCCCACTTAGTTTTTATGTTTGTATTCTTGTTAATTTCGTATCTGTGTACTATAAATTATTGTGAAGTATACCAGAAGGGTGCTTCATGCGTGTTTTTCTTATTTCTCACTTCTTGTCTGAAACTTTCTGCATAAGTTATTGTAATGTGATCATGTTTAATGCCTTTGTTCTGTCTAGTTAAAAGTAGTCATTCAATTTATATGCAAGCTTTTGGAAATGATGcataatctatacatatattttttatcTGCAGAAACTTCAGTGGGAGCAGTTGTCTATTGAcatccttcctcatccagataTGTTCTCGGATCCAGACTTTTTAAACTCTCAAGAAGGGTCTAATAAGAAAGACGAAGATGGTGCAAAGCGGGTATTCTTTGGTGGGGAGCGATTCATTGAGGGGATCTCAGGAGAGGCCTATGTATGCACTTTAGCTCTCAATTTATTTTAACACCACCTTCTAATGTGGGTGGATAGTCATATTTCACTGATTCGCCAGGATATAGTTTTCTTTCCTGCTATGTGTGATTGAGCCCTGTTTTCTGTGGAATATTTAATATCTTTGCAATTCAATGATGGTTTCAGATTACAATTCAACGGACAGAGTTGAATTGCCCACTAGGGCTCGAAGTTCAATTGCATGTTACAGAAGCTGTTTGCCCTGCTTTAAGTGAACCAGGTCTGTattagaagttaattggtttCTGTTAAGGCTACAACTTCACACAATTTTATTGTTGAATTTCCTGAAACATAAACATAATCCTACCAGAAATAATGTTTCTCAAAACCTGTGTTGTTGACTACAACACAAAATTCTtgcataaattttttattaacttAATTCCGTCGTATTCTCAGGATTGCGAGCTCTTCTCCGTTTCTTTACTGGATTTTATGTTTGTCTAAATCGAGGAGATGTGAATCCAAGTTCTCAGccagtatttttttatttctctgcTTCTTCTATAGTATCTGATGTCATGAACTGACATTTTTAGAATCTTTTATACATATGAGCTCTCTGAATGGTGTCAATATATTACTTCTGTTGGCAGCGGTCTGCAGAAGCTGCTGGCCGTTCTTTGGTCTCTATAACTGTGGATCACATATTTGTCTGCATTAAGGATGCTGGTTAGTTGGTTTGCGCCCGTGTTATTTTTTTCCAATACCTTTTTTCTTTCCAATGAAGTCAATACAGTAGGTATTGTTATAGAAAATTACTGCTCTCTTTGATTAGTCGCCAATGCGAGTGCCAAAGATAATGCACACTTTTCTGTAAAAAGTTGTTATCGGTTTAAGTCTTAGTCTAACAAATTTGTTTACCTCACAGAATTTCAGCTAGAACTTCTGATGCAATCACTATTATTCTCTCGGGTTCGTCttccattttcatttctttttatgaTCCTAGGATGACACATACACTCAAGTCATGTATTTCCCAATAGTTTTGTATTTCACAACTTTGTATTATCAATGCACTGAGATCTAGTTTCTTCAATCAGGCAAGTGTATCTGATGGAGAGAAGGCCAATTACTTGACAAGGGTCATAATAGGTGGATTGTTTTTGAGGTAAGCCGTAAGTTATCGATGTAGTATACCATGACATCAGACATATGCCTGTTTGATTGAAATTTGGAAATCACTTTTTTAGTATGACCTGCTCTCTTTCTGGTCAAGAATGCAAATAATTTTTGGATCACTTACAGTACATATATTACTGGTACTTCACAATTTGTAGACAAATTTTagtttacttaattaattatatgtcAGAGGTAATGCTATTTTCTGTGTGCAAGTATGTTTTGATGCTTGATTCTAgcattctttttttgttttgtaaGTACATATTTATCTTGCATTATCGAAAGGTTTTGGGGCCATCATTGTGGATCTGGAGACATGTCAATGTAAACTTCTGTGGGTTTTCATTAGAAATAGATGTCAGTTATTTTGCTTGGTGGATTCTCATTTTAGAGTGGCTTTTAATTGTTTAACTCTGTCCTCGTCCatatgaaataaaatctagGGATACATTTTCGCGTCCACCCTGCACCTTAGTGCAGCCATCGATGCAGGATGCTTCAATTGATAATTCAGATGTCCCAGATTTTGGTATTCACTAACTTTACCTCAACATGCTTACACTGTTTGATTGTGAGAGCCCTTTGTCATATAGAAATTTGTTTGCTGTATCCAGCTAAGAACTTCTGTCCTCCAATATATCCTCTTGGGGACCAGCAGTGGCAATCAAATTGCAGTGTGCCTCTGATCTGTCTCTACAGTCTGCAGTTAGTGCCCTCCCCAAGCCCACCAATTTTTGCTTCCAGAACCGTTATTGATTGCCAGCCACTAATGGTCAGCATTCATCTAATCCTATCTCTCGTAGATAGAAATATTTGACTTTCTTTACTATTATTGCTGCTAATACCTACCTGTTTTTGTATCTCAGATTCATCCTCAGGAAGAATCCTGTCTGAGAATATCATCCTTTTTGGCTGATGGAATTGTTGTTAATCCTGGTTctgtgctgccagatttctccATTAACTCCCTACTGTTCAATCTTAAAGGTTTAGTTGTTACCGTACCCCTAGAGATAGGAAACCCAGAACAATTATCTGGAAGTCCTAACATACCAGTCCAGAATTCATTTTCTGGGGCAAGGCTCCATATTGAAAATTTGATGTTCTCCCAGTCACCTTCCTTAAAACTAAGCCTACTGAACATTGAGAAGGATCCTGCATGTTTCTGTCTTTGGAAGAGTCAACCAATTGATGCCAGCCAGAAGAAATTGACTGCTGGAGCATCTTTGATTACTTTGTCTTTGGAAACATGCTATGGCTTTATTGGGAGGAACAACACAAAGGTGGATTCAAGTGTATGGAAATGTGTTGAGATGAAAGATATTTGTTTTGAGGTAGCAATGGTGACTGCAGATGGGACCCCTTTAACAGATATGCCACCTGCGGGAGGGGTTGTCAGAGTAGGTGTTAACTGTGAACAATACAATTCAAGCACTTCAGTGGAGCAATTATTCTTTGTTCTAGACCTCTATGCTTATTTCGGTAAGGTTAGTGAAAGGATAGCTGTGGCAGGGAAAAACAAGTCTTCAGAGGAAACAAGAAATGAGTCTTTGCAGGGAAGCATAATGGATAAAGTTCCTGGTGATACTGCTGTCACTCTTTCTCTGAAGAATTTGCAGCTAAGATTTTTAGAATCTTCATCTGATACCCAAGGCCCACCTCTAGTTCTTTTCATTGGTGATGGTCTGTCTGTCAAGGTTAGCCATAGAACTCTGGGTGGCGCTATGGCAATTTCATCCACTTTACGATGGGAAAGGGTCGAGGTGGACTGTGCAGACACTGCGAATGACTTCCATCTGGAGAAAGGTTCTGAATTGATGCTTCCCAACAAGAATATGAACGGGAAGGACAGCAATCAGTTACGGGCTGTTTTTTGGGTTCAAAATACTAAAATTGATCAATCAAATCGTAATACCACAGTACCATTTCTGGACATATCCGTGACACATGTGATTCCATATAGTGCACAGGATATCGAGTGCCACAGTTTAAGAGTGTTGGCCTGCATTGCTGGTATCCGCCTTGGTGGAGGTATGAGTTATGCTGAATCTTTGCTTCATAGGTTTGGAATTTTTGGTGCTGATGGCGGGCCAGGGGAAGGTCTTACTAGAGGCCTTGAGCAGTTATCTGGTGGACCtttatcaataatttttaaaGCATCACCTGTCACTGTGGATGACCTTAGAGAGAGTATGAACCATTACTATTTTTAGATTCTTTCGCTGCTATTTATGCATAACATGAACTGATGATCTATTCTCTTCTTGAATTTTCCTCTCCCTCCCTTCCTAGATGCATGTCAAGAAGATGGAAAGGAAAGCAGTCTCTTCCATTTGGGCACCCCTGATGACGTGGATGTATCAATTGAATTAAAAGATTGGTTATTTGCTCTTGAAGGTGAACAGGAGATGGCAGATAGATTATACTTCCAAGACTCCGCAGTTCCTCAGAGAGAAGAGAGGAGCTGGCATATGACATTTCATAATATACATATGAAAGCAAAAAGCACCCCAAAGCATGCAGCACTtgataaaacaaaaacaaacagaAAGCAGACACATCCTATCGAGTTGATTACTGTGAGCTTCTTCTTTAGCTAATCAGTATTTGCATTTACTATGTTCAATTGTTTCTGTTTCTTATGCTCCAGTTACATTTGTCTTGGCCCAGTAATCTTTTTTAGCGTCGATACGTTTTCTCTAGTTGGGATCCTCGACCCTCATCCTTTACTACGAATAGTTCTTAACCATCTATTCTAACATCGCAATACACGCCAAGTATGATTGATAATGCCACttgtagaacagtaaaatatagagataaagtggagaaagtagtagtatatattattttcaccataggccacatatatatagtacaagggactaagctaggctatgtcaCATCACCAATATGAGACAGAatacaaataatatattaacactccccctcaagctagATCATATATATTGATCATGTCCAGCTTGGTACAAAGTTCTGAGAAACGCTTCATAGGCAACGGTTTTATAAAGATATCAACAATCTGGTTGGACGATGAAGTGAAAGGAGTAGTAATTGTCTGATTCAAAACACACACTCTGATGAAATGACAATCAACTTCAATATGTTTAGTCCTCATGAAAAACCAGATTATTCGCAATATAGATTGCAGCTTGGTTATCACAATGCATCGGTAAAGGTTCATTGAAAGTGAACCCCAATTCTCCAAGTAGATTCTTGACTCCAATCATCTAATAGCAGTATGAGCCATAGCTCTATACTCGGCCTCGGTAGACGATCTCGCAACAATATGTTGTTTCTTACTTCGCCAAGTTACCAGGTTTCCTCCAAAGTAGGTGCAATATCCAGAAGTAGACTTTATATCAGACTTAGAACCAGCATAATCAGCATCTCAGCATCTGAACATCCTTCAATTTTTAGATGACcattgtttttaaataacaGCCATTTGCCGGGTGATTTCTTGATATATTGAAGAATTCGAATAGCAGCATGCCAGTGAACTTGCTTAGGCTTATCCAGAAAACGACTGGCTAAACCAACAACAAAgtaaatatcaggccttgttaCTGTCAAGTAGATAAGTTTTCCAAACGTCTATACTTAGCTTTATCCTCCAAGAATTCTCCACTATCATCCCAAACACTTGATCAACCTCCATAGGAGTATCAACAGGTTTTGTTCCAAGTAGTCCAGTTTATTTCAATAAATCTATAGCATACTTTTGCTGAGATATAGACACTCCAGAATTTCCGTGTGCAATTTCAATTCCCAAAAAATACTTAAGACGCCACAGATCCTTGATGACAAAATGTTGATGCAAATATTTCTTAGTTTCCTCAATTCCACGTACATCACTTCCAGATATGagtatatcatcaacatacacaaTGAGAATGACAATACCTGATGCTTGATGTCGCACAAAGACAGAATGATCAGACTTGCATTGCTTAAAACCAATAGTTCTAAGAACACTACTGAACTTATCAAACCACGCCTTGAGACTTTGTTTAAGGCCATAAATTGCCTTTTTGAGACAACAAACCTTAGTAGCATCCTCCCTCTGAGCAACATACCCCGGAGGTTGCTCCATAAAGACCGTCGGAGTCAAATCACCATACAAAAAAGCattcttcacatcaagttggtaCATGGGCCACGAAAGATCAACAGCCAAAGAGAACAGAATTCGGATTGAGTTCATACGAGCagtaggcgagaacgtctcaaAGTAGTCAATACCATAAGTTTGTGTGTACCCTTTGGCCACAAGCCGAGCTTTGTATCGATCAATACTACCATCAGCAAGAAATTTTATGGTAAACACCCAACGACAAGATACAATATCTACCGAATTAGGGGCATGTACTAATATCCAAGTACCACGACTCAAGAGACTCGCATCTCCTCATCCATAGCGGCTCGCAATAAAGGGTGTTTAAGTGCCTCTTGGTAAGAAGTTGGAATAACTGTAGATAAAAGACAAAGAGCAAAGGCACGAAAAGGAGCACTCAATCGAGTAAAGGAAACATGATTAGACACGGGGTGTTTGGTGGTACTAGTACGTTTACCTTTGCGAATGGCTATGGGTAACTCATCAGGAGGAGCTGGATCTTCAGAAGCTGGAGGCGAAGATGATTGTGGCAGTGGACATGAGCATGTAGGTACTATTTCAGGGGCTTTAGGGGTTGTTGCAGGTCGATGGCATCGTGTATAGACCTGTAAAGGAGGAGCAGAAAGCAGAGGAGATACAAAAGTTTGGGCAGGCAAAGGAGTAGGATTTAAATGACTGGTTGGTTTAGTTTGAGAATGAGTAAAATAAGGCTGAAACTCACGTCTGCAGATATAATGACGTTTTGTAAGAGGGTCAAAACATCGATATCCTTTTTGGTTCTAGAATAACCAAGAAAAATACACTTAATAGAGCGAGGAGACAACTTATCCAACCCAGGAGTAAGATCATGAACAAAACAAGTACACCCAAAAATGCGAGGAGGAATATGATAAAGAGGTTTATCAGGATGAAGACACAAAAAAGGAATATCCCCATGCAACACACTAGATGGCATCTTATTAATAAGAAAGCATGCAGTAAGAACATCATACCATAGATACTTAGGCACATGCATGTGAGACATAAGAGTACGCGCAACATCTAAAACATGACGATGCTTGCGctcagctaccccattttgttgagaAGTGTGAGAGCAAGAAGaggtttgatgaattataccatgAGATTCACAAAAGGATGAGATAGATTGTTGTGTGAACTCAAGAGCATTATCAGTACGGAGGATACGCAAATCAACAGAGTAttggtttttttatttcatagTAAAAGGATTTGAGAACAGTAGGGACTTCACTTCTTTGTTTAAGCAAATATAATCATGTCATACGAGAATAATCATCAACAAGAATTAGCAGTAGAACAGAGCAGCGCAGGCAGATGCAGCAGTAGAGTAGCAGGCAGATGAAGAAGTAGATGAAGATAATAGCAGTAGTGCAGAGCAACAGGCAGAGCAGCAGACAGATAATTGCAGAGCaacagaatataaaaaaaatagctgTAGGCAGCGGGGGCAGGAGCAGAATAGAGCAGCATCAACGGAGAAAGAAAAAACCCTAAATTTCGaaaccataatttttttatttttatttttttggggacTAAACTAGTGACGGATTCGaatccgctctgataccatattagaaatgacatattagaaatggaccactcaccccttaaaaagCCTTATAAGGGGAagagttatccacacttatatagaggagCTAGGATCGTCatcaagtcgatgtgggacaagaatttAGAGTTATTAACACGCCCTCTCACGtatgggccggaatgacacatcggacttctaTCACGTGgataggcaagagaagagataaagagataaaatccatcatcgacttgagtctgctctgataccatgtagaacagtaaaatatagtGACATAATGgagaaagtagtagtatatattattattcaacataggccacatatatatagtacaagagactAAGCTAGACTATGTCGcatcaccgatgtgggacagaatacaaataatatattaaCACCACTTACGTGGTGTTTGGTTCGTTAGACAAAAGAATAGTGAGATACAATATGGGATAAACCATTATAGTATTTGTCTTGGATTAAATTAGTCATAGGAATGACAATGAGATGGTTAGTCATGAGATACATCTAATCTTGACATTACGGAGGCGGGCCAAGATACATTGTCACGGGCCGAGCTTTTGAGAAAAATGCAACCAACAAGAGATAAGATTAGCCATGGCCTTTAATCACAAGTAATTATGGCAATTGAACGGTCCCTTAATGTACCTCATACTAGATATTGTTGTACAGTATGAAACACCTTTTTGTAGAGGATCTCATGTTTTTTCTTGCCTAACCTTGTTTGCTTGTCAGTCATTGTCACCACTATGGAATGTATTGAATTAGCTCTGTTTTACTGAAAAGGGAGGATCTTAATATATTTAATGTAAATGGGTAATTGATCTGCTCTAGAACCAAAATTTGTTGTTTCTGTTATTATGGGCTCACTTTTATGCAAGCAGAAACACGAGTTCTGAAACTTACTGATGTTTGCTACTTCTTTAACAATTTTCTATTGTAGCCTTTACAATAAAATATTTGCAGGTTGGCATGGAAGGTCTGGAGATCTTAAAACCAATGGCTGGGCACCGGATGCTGACGAATGGGATTTGTGAAAATGAGATAGTTCAGAATGGTTTTCCTGGAATAGAAAAGCAACCTGTCGACAGACATGGTGGCGTCAATGTGGAAGTTGACATAGTGGCTTCAGAAGCAGATAATGATGACCTAATGGCTGAGTGGATGGTGGAAAATTTCAAATTCTCTGTAACCGAGCCAGTAAGAGTTTCGGTTTTGTTATACGCCTTTGTTGTATTTGCTTTCAGTTTGAGGGAAATGAGGCTATAATTTGTTTCGTAGATTGAGGCTGTAGTGAAGAAGGATGAGCTCCAATATCTCGCTCTCCTGTGCAAGTCTGAGCTCGACTCTTTGGGTAGAATAGCTGCTGGTGTCCTTCGAATTCTCAAGTTAGATGGATCACTTGGTTCAGCAGCAATCAGCCAACTGAGTAATTTAGGTAAAATCAGTTCAAGATGGTAAATGATAATTTGTATTTTCAGAGATTGAaacaatatatatgtatatacttGCAACTCATGGACACATATATCTTTTGTTTCCTGATTGTTGTAACTTGCAGGGACTGGAAGTATAGACCAAATTTTTACCCCGAAGTCGAAGACGGGGTCCAGTCCATTTTCAGACGCGGGCGGTGGAAGTTGGGGTTCAGGCATGGAGACAACAATCGTGGCATCTCTTGAGGAGGCAGTTTTGGATTCGAAGGCAAAATGCGCTGCTCTGGCGACCGAGTTAGCTTGCTCAGATTCGCCAGCAGACTACCTTGATAATGTCAGACAGCTGAGTGAGAAACTTGAAACCATGCAGAAGTTACTTGAACAATTGAGAATTCCGCACTGAAAATGCTGTGTTGTAATATTATGACATTGGGTGAAGGGGTATAGTTTTGTGTTTCTTTCTTGTAGATACTAAGCATACAAAATATAGAGATTAGGGTCTCAATGTAAATTTATCTGATATGTCATTTCTCATAACCAAATTTTGTATTGGATAGCAGATATGCTATTACTATTGAgttatatttgaattttgtaaCAGATGGACTTTTGTGAGCAGTGAAGGGTAAAATCGATATTTGGGATCTAAAAAACAGTGTATTGCAACAGCCAAACCTCATCTTATCTTGTCTTCCTATCCTACAACTAGTCATGGCTTCCACTTTCCAATTCCTCCATATACCTCTCCCTTCATCAAACCGCCACTCCCACTTCCCACTAAAATGCACCTCAAATGACCCCGACTTCCCGGCTCCATCGCCGGAAACGACCATCAGCCCTGACAAGTTCCCGATCGAGAAACGGAGAAAATCGGAGATCATCCGCGACCGGGATAGTCGAAGGGGGCTGGTGAAGCCGGAGCCTCCGAATTTCGAGATAGGGTGGAAGAGGAGCAAGGCCATCCCATTGGAGAAGCCAACAGGATATGTGATCATGGACTTCTTGGAGAAGCTAGTGGAGCTCATGGATAGGGAGTTCGGGTCCGCGGCGCTGCTCGTTACAGCCGGGGAGATTGTGGCGGCGAGAGCGTTAGAGGAAGCGGAGGTGCTGAGAGATGAGGGGAAAGTGGAGGATAGGATGGTGACAGAGCTGGCTAGAGTTTTGAAGCTAATGGAAATGGATTTGACTATGCTTAAAGCTGCTGTTAAGGAAGATACTTTGAATGAGAGGCTTCAACAGGCTAAGGCTCGTTGCAGGCAGGCTATTCTTCTTGCTAATTCGTTTTGAATCTTGTCTTCTATATAACATTACTTAATTACTTCTTTCGTTCCACAAGTTTATTATAAATTGTTGAAGCCAAAAATTGAATCAAAATTCCTAGTAATACCTATAAAttattctctttcattttacatGAGGAAATGCACTTGAATAAATCATATGCTAATAACAGTAGGAAATATATTTCAATATGACAAATATCCCGAGCAAAGGTTGGCTTTGCCTTGGTAGAAATGCACAATGGAATGTAATGAATGTAGAAATGGAGATAAAAATGGAATGAGTAATGCAATGGTTGAAGAAAGGAATGGGTATGCCTAATCTAATGGGAATAATAGTAATTCCTAACAAAGAGTAAGAAACCTGTAACAAGGGGGGAAAATTAACTGAGCACAACGATCAAATAGTTAAGCCTATTTTTTAGTCCTTTTTTCCAATTATCAATATGTCAATATGCTACTGATTTAGGTTGATATCCCAAACCAAGGGACAGCCAACTTTCACAAAGAAATACTCCATTCTCCATTCGTTCCAAGTAAATCAAAACGTTTATTTTCGAAACAAGATTTAATAAGTACTCcatgtttagtgagttaaatagaAATAGTACAAAGTaggaaaaacaataaaataaaataaagtggaGAGGAAATAATTAAGAGAtattataaagtaaaaaaataatagttaaAACTTTTAGTAACAACTAAGAAAATGACTTACAGTATGGAAGTCTCTAAAAAAGAATACAAATCGATTAAATTTCAACAGCACCGTACTAAATGCAAAAGCCAAACATTATATTCACATGATGGGAGATGGACACATTTTTAGGAAACCTCAAATCCTATCAAGATTTTTACGACATAGTTTTGAGTTGTTTTTTATACTACTAGTCGCGTAGTATCAATTagtaagagtcacattttgccattaCAGTTCATCCTATAATAAGAGTCtcacttcatttttatcataagtacatctcatattctattaactcatttccttcacattctattataaattaataataaaaaagtggACCTTATGTTCCACTAACATTTCCGACCATTATTCTTTATAGTATTTCTTACTATTCATACTCACACTAAATGCGACTTTTATTGTGAGACGAAGAaatactaagagcatctccaatgcccggggccggatgtcccactcggacatccactaggacttcccaaaaacacctcctgccacgtcactaggacttcccatcccactgccacgtcactaggacttccacTGCACAATCCAAcattcccatcgcccttcccactaggacttcccgcaataaaaaaatcacaaattcacaaataaagcaatttacgtttacggaaataaaatttcaacacgaatacgaacgggaaaaattaacaacttcattaaaaaaaatatacatgcttcgaaaaaaaattacatagtaataaaaaaaaaaaatacatagtcatacaTTCTCGGCTCACTCTGCGttgtcctcgtcgcccgtgccgcccccgtcgtccccgccgctgatctcggcgccatcatctccaatgggtggcatccccaaatcgcgccgacatccatcgatgacatccttcaacatccttttgtacaccggatcggtcgtgctatgccacctatgcatggtccggaccaagctagtcgttatctgcgcgcgggcgagacggtcgtactcttctgggggagcaggggcctgcgattggacctcgaacgacccgctaccgctgctgcttcccctaGCATTCCGTTgtgcagccttttgcccaatcgggcgacgacgacggcgggAGTCTGATTGAGGTATCGGGGACACTTCCTCGGCttctgggagctcgtgcgaaccagcactgctgctgtattcaccggaagcgttgatcttcgtccgcttcggccagcccgcttcgacacccccacaaaacttttgggaatccttcaccacgagataggcctcccactggtcgaaaTCTTTGAACTTCAAGGCTTTGTCGGGGTACTGCGCAAAGGCACGGTTCttcacatcctcctcggacataccgctggttgcctggcggagattgttttggtagaggccgacaaatcgactaagcttaggcctcaaccgctcccactgtttccggcattgttcGGGAATGCGACGCTTCGCCacagccggtttgtgtgtgaggtaggcttcagcgatgcgatgccacagtctgtcaatatgctggttagcaccgacatagggatcctcgactattgaaatccaagccttcgcaagcgcgacgttttcccacaCGCTCCAGACCGTCCTCTTTCGcgtctcctcctcatcctcctcctctgccacggttcgcgaggaagagcctgtggctttccccttgcccctgcccctgcccctgccccttgccgctgtccccacatcatcgggagtctccctgactggagatagccccaacttctcaaaagaaaaagtttcatgccggtgaactgagtctccagaaCAAAACTGGATGAGGAATCAGTAGACAGCATATCGATAACTGGGCGATAGACATTCTCTGCAAGTGGTTCAGGGctcctgccaccccctcccTCATGCATggtctgcatcatccccggcatcatcccacccatacccatcatatttggggtcatgccccccatccccatcatatttggggtcatgccccccatccctgCTGCTctgggcatcatcccacccatcccacccatccaattgtacatattgaAGTA is part of the Salvia splendens isolate huo1 chromosome 6, SspV2, whole genome shotgun sequence genome and encodes:
- the LOC121806582 gene encoding uncharacterized protein LOC121806582 isoform X2 — translated: METHYTRVWDCRRRSMSPPPKLANWRLWSLPSVSYVQVEPIVVQIDRLDLVLVENDDIDVSSKPSSASTSTSTGKGSGYGFADKIADGMTLQVGVVNLLLETHGGARRRGGATWASPLASITIRNLILCTTNENWEVVNLKDAREFSTGKKFIYVFKKLQWEQLSIDILPHPDMFSDPDFLNSQEGSNKKDEDGAKRVFFGGERFIEGISGEAYITIQRTELNCPLGLEVQLHVTEAVCPALSEPGLRALLRFFTGFYVCLNRGDVNPSSQPRSAEAAGRSLVSITVDHIFVCIKDAEFQLELLMQSLLFSRASVSDGEKANYLTRVIIGGLFLRDTFSRPPCTLVQPSMQDASIDNSDVPDFAKNFCPPIYPLGDQQWQSNCSVPLICLYSLQLVPSPSPPIFASRTVIDCQPLMIHPQEESCLRISSFLADGIVVNPGSVLPDFSINSLLFNLKGLVVTVPLEIGNPEQLSGSPNIPVQNSFSGARLHIENLMFSQSPSLKLSLLNIEKDPACFCLWKSQPIDASQKKLTAGASLITLSLETCYGFIGRNNTKVDSSVWKCVEMKDICFEVAMVTADGTPLTDMPPAGGVVRVGVNCEQYNSSTSVEQLFFVLDLYAYFGKVSERIAVAGKNKSSEETRNESLQGSIMDKVPGDTAVTLSLKNLQLRFLESSSDTQGPPLVLFIGDGLSVKVSHRTLGGAMAISSTLRWERVEVDCADTANDFHLEKGSELMLPNKNMNGKDSNQLRAVFWVQNTKIDQSNRNTTVPFLDISVTHVIPYSAQDIECHSLRVLACIAGIRLGGGMSYAESLLHRFGIFGADGGPGEGLTRGLEQLSGGPLSIIFKASPVTVDDLRENACQEDGKESSLFHLGTPDDVDVSIELKDWLFALEGEQEMADRLYFQDSAVPQREERSWHMTFHNIHMKAKSTPKHAALDKTKTNRKQTHPIELITVGMEGLEILKPMAGHRMLTNGICENEIVQNGFPGIEKQPVDRHGGVNVEVDIVASEADNDDLMAEWMVENFKFSVTEPIEAVVKKDELQYLALLCKSELDSLGRIAAGVLRILKLDGSLGSAAISQLSNLGTGSIDQIFTPKSKTGSSPFSDAGGGSWGSGMETTIVASLEEAVLDSKAKCAALATELACSDSPADYLDNVRQLSEKLETMQKLLEQLRIPH
- the LOC121806582 gene encoding uncharacterized protein LOC121806582 isoform X1; the protein is MESILARALEYTLKYWLKSFSRDQFKLQGRTAQLSNLDINGDALHASMGLPPALNVTTAKVGKLEIVLPSVSYVQVEPIVVQIDRLDLVLVENDDIDVSSKPSSASTSTSTGKGSGYGFADKIADGMTLQVGVVNLLLETHGGARRRGGATWASPLASITIRNLILCTTNENWEVVNLKDAREFSTGKKFIYVFKKLQWEQLSIDILPHPDMFSDPDFLNSQEGSNKKDEDGAKRVFFGGERFIEGISGEAYITIQRTELNCPLGLEVQLHVTEAVCPALSEPGLRALLRFFTGFYVCLNRGDVNPSSQPRSAEAAGRSLVSITVDHIFVCIKDAEFQLELLMQSLLFSRASVSDGEKANYLTRVIIGGLFLRDTFSRPPCTLVQPSMQDASIDNSDVPDFAKNFCPPIYPLGDQQWQSNCSVPLICLYSLQLVPSPSPPIFASRTVIDCQPLMIHPQEESCLRISSFLADGIVVNPGSVLPDFSINSLLFNLKGLVVTVPLEIGNPEQLSGSPNIPVQNSFSGARLHIENLMFSQSPSLKLSLLNIEKDPACFCLWKSQPIDASQKKLTAGASLITLSLETCYGFIGRNNTKVDSSVWKCVEMKDICFEVAMVTADGTPLTDMPPAGGVVRVGVNCEQYNSSTSVEQLFFVLDLYAYFGKVSERIAVAGKNKSSEETRNESLQGSIMDKVPGDTAVTLSLKNLQLRFLESSSDTQGPPLVLFIGDGLSVKVSHRTLGGAMAISSTLRWERVEVDCADTANDFHLEKGSELMLPNKNMNGKDSNQLRAVFWVQNTKIDQSNRNTTVPFLDISVTHVIPYSAQDIECHSLRVLACIAGIRLGGGMSYAESLLHRFGIFGADGGPGEGLTRGLEQLSGGPLSIIFKASPVTVDDLRENACQEDGKESSLFHLGTPDDVDVSIELKDWLFALEGEQEMADRLYFQDSAVPQREERSWHMTFHNIHMKAKSTPKHAALDKTKTNRKQTHPIELITVGMEGLEILKPMAGHRMLTNGICENEIVQNGFPGIEKQPVDRHGGVNVEVDIVASEADNDDLMAEWMVENFKFSVTEPIEAVVKKDELQYLALLCKSELDSLGRIAAGVLRILKLDGSLGSAAISQLSNLGTGSIDQIFTPKSKTGSSPFSDAGGGSWGSGMETTIVASLEEAVLDSKAKCAALATELACSDSPADYLDNVRQLSEKLETMQKLLEQLRIPH